In Tachysurus fulvidraco isolate hzauxx_2018 chromosome 25, HZAU_PFXX_2.0, whole genome shotgun sequence, the following proteins share a genomic window:
- the LOC113647214 gene encoding free fatty acid receptor 2-like, protein MLWTKERSYSVLVVDSITLITGLPANLLALYTFIRKVKQRATPLDVLLLSLNISDLLFLLFLPLRIKEAADMKWTVSFFLCPLSGFIYFSTIYNSTLLLTAISVERYLGVAFPVKYKLKRNPRYAVIASIMFWVVSMSNCTIVYIVEYHKHSNDTAMELSNRTSCYKEFSSEQLEILLPVRLELFIVLCCIPFFICCFCYIRFIIILSRLPSINPQKRSRAISLAVVTLLVFIICFVPFSVSHLVGFIGWYSPPWRVYTVLPSTFNACLDPFVFYFSSAAIRGTFTNIIQKFHNWLQHSLCQKFNCLKTGRTSAYVERTQSSNDSSP, encoded by the coding sequence ATGCTGTGGACAAAAGAGCGTAGTTATTCTGTCCTGGTTGTTGATAGCATCACTCTGATCACCGGTCTTCCTGCCAACCTGCTGGCTCTCTACACCTTTATCCGAAAGGTGAAACAGCGTGCTACACCTCTAGATGTGCTCTTGCTCAGCCTTAATATTTCTGACCTTCTCTTCCTCTTGTTCCTTCCATTGCGCATTAAAGAGGCAGCTGACATGAAATGGACCGTGAGCTTTTTCCTTTGTCCGCTTTCAGGATTCATCTACTTCAGCACAATCTATAACAGCACCTTGCTCTTAACAGCTATCAGTGTGGAGCGCTATCTGGGAGTGGCCTTCCCCGTCAAATACAAACTCAAGAGAAATCCTCGGTATGCTGTGATTGCCAGCATCATGTTCTGGGTGGTTTCAATGAGCAATTGCACTATTGTGTACATTGTGGAGTACCATAAACACAGCAATGACACTGCCATGGAGCTGTCCAACAGGACTTCCTGTTACAAAGAGTTTAGCAGTGAGCAGCTGGAGATCCTTTTACCCGTCCGTCTTGAGTTGTTTATCGTCCTGTGCTGCATTCCTTTCTTCATCTGTTGCTTCTGCTACATCAGATTCATCATTATTCTTTCTCGCTTACCTAGCATCAATCCACAGAAGCGCTCCAGGGCAATTAGCCTTGCTGTAGTCACTCTTCTGGTTTTCATCATCTGCTTTGTACCATTCAGTGTGTCTCATTTGGTGGGGTTTATTGGATGGTACAGTCCTCCTTGGAGAGTCTACACAGTACTACCCAGCACCTTCAATGCCTGCTTGGACCcctttgtcttttatttttcttctgcaGCAATACGAGGAACATTCACcaacataatacaaaaattccaCAACTGGCTACAGCATTCCCTGTGTCAGAAATTCAACTGTCTGAAGACAGGCCGCACTTCTGCGTATGTGGAGAGAACACAGAGTTCCAATGATAGTTCTCCCTAG